A single region of the Drosophila takahashii strain IR98-3 E-12201 chromosome 2R, DtakHiC1v2, whole genome shotgun sequence genome encodes:
- the LOC123002509 gene encoding uncharacterized protein, translating to MDKCDQQTRNKWNESLDYSSLPSWNQCVNVLERHCQYLVFSGNSSNQTRKTLQSKPNWSASNNAHNSSFALTRAMCILCSSSGHRLLACDQFRKLDSQQRLEVVKKNGINFLGNGHKVSNCPSKNRCRSCHQPHHTLLHHHSSLQAESRQPSTSSSQPISATYAHSQPQPGGAVAYSQPHFSGAPTYDSSLTHSIGAATHAHAQSDAKEGSQVILATAMVLVQDSLGSYRLGRALLDSCSQVNFMTEAFSQKLRLPRDKHSNSKHWRLAYTHKASHINDKRSQLSPFELSLDLCITPTIAYQPDTHIDISTWNFPPNMPLADDQFHLSRSVDMLLGAEAFFDILAVGQNKLGSHLPTLQKTLFGWVVAGSHRSNQSRESYAYLAQSLSAIDTK from the coding sequence ATGGACAAGTGCGATCAGCAAACTCGGAACAAATGGAACGAATCGCTAGACTACTCGTCGTTGCCATCCTGGAATCAGTGCGTCAATGTACTTGAACGGCACTGTCAGTACTTAGTGTTCAGCGGAAATTCCTCGAATCAAACTCGGAAGACTTTACAGTCGAAGCCAAATTGGTCTGCATCTAACAACGCTCATAACTCTTCATTTGCACTCACCAGGGCCATGTGTATTTTGTGCTCCAGCAGCGGACACAGACTCCTGGCATGCGACCAGTTTCGGAAGTTGGATTCACAGCAACGTCTAGAAGTGGTAAAAAAGAATGGCATCAACTTCCTTGGCAATGGCCATAAGGTGTCGAATTGCCCGTCGAAAAATCGCTGCCGAAGCTGCCATCAGCCGCATCATACGCTACTGCACCACCACAGCTCTCTGCAGGCTGAGTCTCGACAACCATCGACTAGTTCGTCTCAACCGATCTCAGCTACGTATGCTCATTCGCAACCACAGCCTGGCGGAGCAGTTGCCTATTCTCAACCACATTTCAGCGGAGCACCAACTTATGATAGTTCGCTGACGCATTCTATCGGAGCTGCAACCCATGCTCACGCGCAATCTGATGCAAAGGAAGGATCACAGGTTATTTTAGCCACAGCAATGGTGCTAGTTCAGGACTCACTTGGTTCCTACCGACTCGGGAGAGCACTTCTTGACTCGTGCTCCCAGGTCAATTTCATGACCGAGgctttttctcaaaaactgaggTTGCCGCGGGACAAGCATTCAAATTCGAAGCATTGGCGACTCGCATACACACATAAAGCATCGCACATCAACGACAAAAGGTCTCAACTTTCGCCCTTCGAATTATCTCTCGACCTCTGTATAACGCCTACCATCGCATATCAACCGGATACCCATATTGATATTTCGACCTGGAATTTTCCGCCCAATATGCCGTTAGCGGATGATCAATTTCATCTTTCCCGGAGCGTTGACATGCTGCTAGGCGCAGAGGCATTCTTCGATATTCTCGCAGTGGGCCAAAACAAACTCGGGTCCCATTTGCCGACTCTCCAAAAGACGCTATTCGGATGGGTAGTCGCAGGAAGCCATCGTTCAAATCAATCAAGGGAGTCCTATGCATATCTAGCTCAAAGCCTATCCGCCATCGACACAAAGTAA
- the LOC138912178 gene encoding uncharacterized protein — protein MNTRLTLGELTTVAAEVETILNSRPLTPLSSDPSDYGAITPGHLLIGKSLRALPERQINTVNFTNPQYLDVVTAIKQDFWRRWSSEYINELRARTKWSQSTTNINIGSLVIIHDDNRPSQHWKFGRIEAVVEGKDGLVRVAHLRTPTGYCSTPVHKLALIPTSDLKD, from the coding sequence ATGAATACACGGCTGACCTTGGGAGAGCTCACCACAGTGGCGGCTGAAGTTGAGACCATTCTTAATTCACGCCCGCTCACACCATTATCGTCTGATCCGAGTGATTATGGAGCAATTACTCCAGGTCACCTATTAATTGGAAAATCGCTGCGCGCTTTACCAGAGCGCCAAATTAACACTGTCAACTTTACCAATCCTCAGTATCTTGATGTCGTGACGGCCATCAAACAAGACTTCTGGCGCCGCTGGTCATCGGAATATATCAACGAGCTGCGAGCCCGCACCAAATGGTCTCAGTCTACAACAAACATCAACATTGGATCTTTGGTCATCATACACGATGATAATCGCCCTTCACAACATTGGAAATTCGGCCGTATCGAAGCCGTGGTAGAGGGCAAGGATGGGCTGGTTCGAGTTGCTCATCTTCGCACTCCTACTGGCTACTGTTCTACGCCAGTTCACAAGCTGGCACTGATTCCAACGTCTGACCTGAAGGACTAA